Sequence from the Janthinobacterium lividum genome:
AGGACATGAACACGAGCTTGCTCAACATCGTGGGCGAAGTGCGCAGCGGCACGGACAGCATCGCCACGTCGTCGACGCAGATCGCTGCCGGCAACCAGGACCTGTCTTCCCGCACGGAAGAGCAGGCCGGTTCGCTGGAAGAGACGGCTTCGTCGATGGAAGAGCTGACCTCGACCGTGAAACAGAACGCGGACAATGCGCGCCAGGCGAACCAGTTGGCGGCCTCGGCGGCGCAAGTGGCCGTCAAGGGCGGCGAAGTCGTGGCGCAGGTGGTGGGCACGATGGAATCGATCAATGCGTCATCGAACAAGATCGTCGACATCATTTCCGTCATCGATGGCATCGCCTTCCAGACGAATATCCTGGCCTTGAACGCGGCCGTGGAAGCGGCCCGCGCGGGCGAGCAGGGCCGCGGCTTTGCCGTCGTGGCGTCCGAAGTGCGCAACCTGGCGCAGCGTTCCGCCAGCGCCGCGAAAGAGATCAAGACCCTGATCGGCGCGTCCGTGGAGCAAGTCAACGCGGGCAGCATGCTGGTGGCGCAAGCCGGTTCGACCATGAACGACATCGTCGACAGCGTGCAGCGCGTGAGCGACATCATCACGGAAATCACGGCGGCCAGCAGCGAGCAAAGCGTGGGCATCGACGAGATCAACCGCGCCATCGGCCAGATGGATGCCGTCACGCAGCAAAATGCGGCGCTGGTGGAAGAGTCTGCGGCCGCCGCCGAATCGATGCAGCACCAGGCACACAACCTGGCGCAAGTCGTCAGCGTGTTCAAGCTCAATGAGCAGAGTGGTGCTAAAGCGCTGAAACGCCCGGCTGCGCCGAAAACCACCTTGCGCATCGGCACACGCTGATGGCGCTGCGGCTGCCCCGAGCAGCCGCTTTCTGCTGTCCCCTTTTTATATAGTCTGGTTCCGCTTTTTTAGGATATTCACATGAATTTGTTAAGAAACGTCAGTATTGGTGTGCGCCTCGGCCTGGGTTTTGCCGTGATTTTGCTGTTTTCCATGCTCATTACCGGCATCAGCGTGTGGCGCTTGCATGATGTGGCCATGGCCACGCGCACCATGATGGAATTGCCGCTGGCGAAGGAACGCTATATTTCCGACTGGTACGCGAAGATCGACAGCGGTGTGCGCCGCACCACGGCCATCGCGCGCAGCAGCGACACCACACTGGGCGCGTATTTTGCGGAAGAGGCCAAGCAATCGTCCGTCGTATCGGGCGAATTGCAAAAGAAAATCGAAGCCTTGATTTCCAGCCCGGAAGAAAAGGAACTGTTCCGCCTGGTGAGCGAACAGCGCAAGGTTTACCTCGACTCGCGCGCGCAAGTGTCGAAGCTGAAAGCGGATGGACAGGAAGCGGAAGCGGAGCAGGCGTTCCAGGGCATCTTCGTGCCCGGTTCGACGAAATACCTGAAAGTGGTCAACGACATGCTGCAGCACCAGCGCGCCAGCATCGACAAGACGGCGCGCGAGATCGACGAGGTCGCCAAGACGAGCCGCAACTTGCTGCTGACCTTGGCCGTGCTGGCGCTGGGCTTTGGCGTCGTCTGCGCCTGGTTGTTGACGATGGGCATTGTGCGCCCCTTGCGCACGGCCGTGGACATCGCCCGCAAGGTAGCCGATGGCGACTTGACGGCGCAGATCGACGCCAGCGCCAAGGATGAAACGGGGCAACTGCTGCTGGCCCTGAAAGACATGAACACGAGCTTGCTCAACATCGTCGGCGAAGTGCGCAGCGGCACGGACAGCATCGCCACGTCATCGACGCAGATCGCCGCCGGCAACCAGGACCTGTCTTCCCGCACGGAAGAGCAGGCCGGCTCGCTGGAAGAGACGGCTTCGTCGATGGAAGAGCTGACCAGCACCGTGAAACAGAACGCGGACAATGCGCGCCAGGCGAACCAGTTGGCGGCCTCGGCGGCGCAAGTGGCTGTCAAGGGCGGCGAAGTCGTGGCGCAAGTGGTGGGCACGATGGAATCGATCAATGCGTCATCGAACAAGATCGTCGACATCATCAGTGTGATTGACGGCATCGCCTTCCAGACGAATATCCTGGCCTTGAACGCGGCCGTGGAAGCGGCCCGCGCGGGCGAGCAGGGCCGTGGCTTTGCCGTCGTGGCGTCCGAAGTGCGCAACCTGGCGCAGCGTTCCGCTTCGGCGGCGAAAGAAATCAAGACCCTGATCGGCGCGTCCGTGGAGCAAGTCAACGCGGGCAGCATGCTGGTGGCGCAAGCCGGTTCGACCATGAACGACATCGTCGACAGCGTGCAGCGCGTGAGCGACATCATCACGGAAATCACGGCGGCCAGCAGCGAGCAAAGCGTGGGCATCGACGAGATCAACCGCGCCATCGGCCAGATGGATGCCGTCACGCAGCAAAATGCGGCGCTGGTGGAAGAGTCGGCGGCTGCCGCCGAATCGATGCAGCATCAGGCGCACAACCTGGCGCAAGTCGTCAGCGTGTTCAAGCTGAACGGGCAGCAGGCCAGTGTCAGCGGATTGAAGGGGGTGAAACGTCCGGTGGCGAAACAGCCGAAAGAAACGTTGCGGATCGGCCGCGCCGCTTAATCCTCTTCTACCCAGCCGGTAATGGCCAGCTGGGACAGCCGGTCCGCCTCGCCATTCCTGTGGCGCGGCAGCCAGCGCAAGCTCACATCAGTAAATTGTTCCAGCAGGGCCACTACGGTGGCCCTTTGCGTTTCCAGTCCCTTGGCCCCCAGCGGCGTCGTTCCCAGCACATCATTGATCACCACCTGGCTGTCGCCGTACAGCAGCAGTTGCACAGGCGGCGGACGCACCTTGAGTGCCGCCTGCAGCACGGCCGTCAGGGCCGCATATTCCGCGTCGCTGCTGCTGCCATAGCCGGCAGCCTCGCTCACTTCGATGCGCTCGCCGTTTGGCCCCAGCAGCAGGGCGCCTATGCCCAGCTTGCCCGGGTTCGGATGGGCGGAGCCGTCGAACCAGCCGCGCCAGGCCGAAGCCGGCACGGCCATCACCCGCCGCGCCGCCTGCGCCTGCTGGCGATCGCTGATCTTTTGCGCCTTGCGCTGCGCTTCGGCGGCGTGCGCCTGCAGCCGCGTCGCCAGCAGGGCGGCCAGGCCCAAGGTGCCGGATGCCTGTTCCAGTATCCGCCGCAGCGCCGTGTCGCCCGCGATGCCTTCCAGCGCGGCCAGGCGGCGCGCCTGTGCCCGCTCGCTCTTGAACGCTGCTGCCAGCAATGTTTCCAATTCCTCTTGCATGGGACCTTCCCTCATCATCGTGCCGCGAATCTACGCGAGTGCGGCACAGTCCGCAAGGCAGGCTGTTGCGATTTTGGCGGGCCAGCTTGCAACTCATAACGCGGAGTGATATAGTCTGCGTTATCAAATCAAGGAGAAAAACATGACACAGCGCGTATTGATCATTGGTGCCGGCTTTGCCGGATTGTGGAGTGCCCTGGCGGCCGTGCGTCGCCTAAGGCTGGAAAACATTGCCGCAGGCGAGATCGAAGTGGCGCTGGTGGCGCCGGAAGCCATGCTGACGATGCGCCCCCGCCTGTACGAACCGGCGCCCGCCAGCATGGTGGCGCCGTTGCAGCAACTGTTTGACGAGACGGGCGTGCGCTTCATCGCCGGCAAGGTCGATGCCATTCGCAGCGACAGCGACGAAGTCGACATCGTCGCTGCCGACGGCAGCCGTTCAACCCTGGCCTACGACCGCCTGGTACTGGCGGCGGGCAGTAGCCTGTTCCGGCCGAATATTCCGGGTCTGCAAGAATTTGCCTTCAGCACCGACCAGCGCAGCGAAGCGGTGGCGCTCGATGCGCACCTGCATGCGCTGGCCGCCCGGCCCGCATCGGCCGCGCGCAATACCGTCGTCGTGGCCGGCGGCGGCTTCACGGGCATCGAGCTGGCGGCCGAGCTGCCGGCCCGCCTGCGCGCCATCCTGGGCGAAGATGCCGATATCAAGGTGATCATCGTCGAGCGGGCGCCCGACATCGGTCCGGACCTGGGGCCGGGACCGCGCCCCGTGATCGAGCAGGCGCTGGCGGAGCTGGGCGTGGTATGCCGGCTCGGTTCGGCGGTGGCCGCCATCGACGCGGATGGATTGACGACGGCCGATGGCGAGCGCATCGAAGCGCACACCGTGGTGTGGACGGCGGGCGTGCGGGCCAGTGCGTTGACGGTGCAGGTTCCCGGTGAGAAAGACGCCGCGGGACGCCTGCGGGTGGCGCATGATTTGCGCGTGCCTGGCGCCGGCAAGGTCTTTGCCACGGGCGACGCCGCCGTTGCCGCCACGGATGACGAAGGCAATCACACGCTGATGAGCTGCCAGCACGCCATGTTTCTTGGGCGCTCCTCGGGCGACAATGCCGTGGCTGACCTGCTGGGACTGGCCACGCGGCCCTACCGCCAACCCTATTATGTGACCTGCCTGGACCTCGGAGCATGGGGTGCGGTCGTGACGCAGGGCTGGGAGCGCAAGGTGTGGCTGACGGGCAGCGAGGGCAAGGCCATGAAGGTGGCCATCAATGGCCGTGTGATTTATCCGCCTGTCGATAGTGCCGCGGCGCTGGCCGCCGCCGACCCGGCGTTCGAGCTGTCGCTGTAGCCTTGCGGCTGCAAACGGGGAGTGCTACAGTCCCCGTTTTGCAACGGAGGAATGGCATCATGGCACATTATGGAAGCGGCACCGAGTATGGCTTGCATTGCCTGCTATATCTGGCACAGCCGCTTGCCGAGCCTGCCAGCAGTCGCGACCTGGCGGAGTTGCAGGGTATTTCCGTTTCCTTCCTGGCGAAAATCTTTCCCAAGCTGGAGAAGGCGGGCATCGTGACCGCGTCGGAAGGCATACGCGGCGGTTATCAGCTGGCGCGCCCGCCCGGCGACATCAGCGTGCTCGACGTGGTGGATGCCATCGAAGGCCCGAAACCCCTGTTCGATTGCCAGCAGATCCGCAGCCGCTGCACCCTGTACGAAGGCGAGCCGCCGGGCTGGATGACCAGCGGCGTATGCGGCATCCATGCCCTCATGCTGCGCGCCGAGAAAAGCATGCGCGCCGAACTGGGCAAGACCACCTTGCTTGACTTGGCGCAAGGTTTTGGCAGTGTCGCGCCGGCCGGTTTTGGCGCGGATGTGCAGGGCTGGTTCAGCGGCCGCGTGCAGGAGCGCAGCGAGGCGCGCATCGCCGCCGTGCGCGGACCGAAGTCGCGCCGCATCAAGGACGATGTGGTTTGACGCTCATTTGACGCTACTTCACGGTTTCAACAGCACGGTATCGACCAGGCTGCCAATCCAGCATACCACCAGCACGCCCACGGCCACCGTCATGGCGGGGCCGTCATTGGCGGACAGGGCATCGACTTTTTCCACGATCAGCTGCACGTCGAAGGGCAGGGCACCGCTGTCGATCTGTGCCATTATCTGGTCCAAACGTGCCATGATCTGGCGCACTACGAGCACCAGCGCGACCAGGGCCGGCACGAGGAAGAGGCAGCCGCGTGCCTTGCGTTGCAATACGAAATGCCCGCTGCCGGGAAAGACCAGGGCCGACAGCAGCAGGGCGAGATTACGCTTGGAAGGAGGGGAGCCGCTCATGCGTGCCTTGTGTGGGTGGATGAGCGGCTCATCATACTATTGCCAGCCGAATTTGCGCAGATACACGCGTTTCATGAACGTCGTCAGCACCGTGTAGCAGACGAGGATGCCCAGCAGCCAGGGGAAGTAGCCCAACGGCAAGGCCTGCAGCTTGAAGTAGGTCGCCAGCGGACCCATCGGCAGGAAGACGCCCACAGCCATGATGGCGGTGGTGGCCACCAGCAGGGGCACGGACGCGATGCTGTCGATGAAAGGCAGCTTGGGCGTGCGGATCAGGTGCACGATCAGGGTTTGGGTCAACAGCCCCACGACGAACCAGCCGGACTGGAACAGGGTTTGCTGCTCTGGCGTATTCGCGCCAAACACATGCCACATCAAGATAAACGTGCTGATGTCGAAAATCGAGCTGATGGGGCCAAAAAAGACCATGAAGCGGCCGATGTCGCGCGGATTCCAGCTCAGCGGCTGCTGGATCAGTTCGGCGTCGACATTGTCGAAGGGAATGGCGATCTGCGACACGTCATACAGCAGGTTCTGCACCAGCAAGTGCAGCGGCAGCATGGGCAAGAACGGCAGGAAGGCGCTGGCCACCAGCACGGAAAATACATTGCCGAAGTTCGAGCTGGCCGTCATGCGGATGTATTTCAGCATGTTGCTGAAGGTGCGGCGGCCTTCCAGCACGCCTTCTTCGAGCACCATCAGGCTCTTTTCCAGCAGGATGATGTCGGCCGCTTCCTTGGCGATATCGACGGCGGAATCGACGGAAATGCCGATGTCGGCCGCGCGCAGGGCGGGCGCGTCGTTGATGCCGTCGCCCATGAAGCCGACGATGTGGCCGTTGCCGCGCAGGGCGCGCACGAGGCGCTCCTTGTGCAGCGGGCTGAGCTTGGCAAACACGGTATTCTCTTCCGCTGCCCTGGCCAGGGTGGCGTCGTCCATGTCGTCGAGTTGCGGGCCTTGCAGCACGCCATGCACGGCCAGGCCCACTTCGCGGCAAATCTTCGCCGTCACGAGGTGGTTGTCGCCCGTCAGGACTTTCACGGTCACGCCGTGTTCCGCCAGCGCGCGCAGGGCCGGCGCCGTCGATTCCTTCGGCGGATCGAGGAAGGCCACATAGCCGATCAGGGTCAGCGCCGTTTCATCGGCCACGCCGTACACGGTCTTATGGGGCGGCACTTCCTTGACGGCCACGGCCACCACTCTTAAGCCTTCCGCATTCAGGCCATGCGTGGTTTCCAGCACCTTCGCCAGCAGGGCCGCATCGAGGGGAATATTCACGCCGCCCAGGCGCAGATGGCTGCAGGCGGCGAGGATTTCCTCGACGGCGCCCTTGCAGATCA
This genomic interval carries:
- a CDS encoding ribonuclease HI family protein, which encodes MQEELETLLAAAFKSERAQARRLAALEGIAGDTALRRILEQASGTLGLAALLATRLQAHAAEAQRKAQKISDRQQAQAARRVMAVPASAWRGWFDGSAHPNPGKLGIGALLLGPNGERIEVSEAAGYGSSSDAEYAALTAVLQAALKVRPPPVQLLLYGDSQVVINDVLGTTPLGAKGLETQRATVVALLEQFTDVSLRWLPRHRNGEADRLSQLAITGWVEED
- a CDS encoding methyl-accepting chemotaxis protein produces the protein MNLLRNVSIGVRLGLGFAVILLFSMLITGISVWRLHDVAMATRTMMELPLAKERYISDWYAKIDSGVRRTTAIARSSDTTLGAYFAEEAKQSSVVSGELQKKIEALISSPEEKELFRLVSEQRKVYLDSRAQVSKLKADGQEAEAEQAFQGIFVPGSTKYLKVVNDMLQHQRASIDKTAREIDEVAKTSRNLLLTLAVLALGFGVVCAWLLTMGIVRPLRTAVDIARKVADGDLTAQIDASAKDETGQLLLALKDMNTSLLNIVGEVRSGTDSIATSSTQIAAGNQDLSSRTEEQAGSLEETASSMEELTSTVKQNADNARQANQLAASAAQVAVKGGEVVAQVVGTMESINASSNKIVDIISVIDGIAFQTNILALNAAVEAARAGEQGRGFAVVASEVRNLAQRSASAAKEIKTLIGASVEQVNAGSMLVAQAGSTMNDIVDSVQRVSDIITEITAASSEQSVGIDEINRAIGQMDAVTQQNAALVEESAAAAESMQHQAHNLAQVVSVFKLNGQQASVSGLKGVKRPVAKQPKETLRIGRAA
- a CDS encoding RrF2 family transcriptional regulator; translation: MAHYGSGTEYGLHCLLYLAQPLAEPASSRDLAELQGISVSFLAKIFPKLEKAGIVTASEGIRGGYQLARPPGDISVLDVVDAIEGPKPLFDCQQIRSRCTLYEGEPPGWMTSGVCGIHALMLRAEKSMRAELGKTTLLDLAQGFGSVAPAGFGADVQGWFSGRVQERSEARIAAVRGPKSRRIKDDVV
- a CDS encoding NAD(P)/FAD-dependent oxidoreductase, giving the protein MTQRVLIIGAGFAGLWSALAAVRRLRLENIAAGEIEVALVAPEAMLTMRPRLYEPAPASMVAPLQQLFDETGVRFIAGKVDAIRSDSDEVDIVAADGSRSTLAYDRLVLAAGSSLFRPNIPGLQEFAFSTDQRSEAVALDAHLHALAARPASAARNTVVVAGGGFTGIELAAELPARLRAILGEDADIKVIIVERAPDIGPDLGPGPRPVIEQALAELGVVCRLGSAVAAIDADGLTTADGERIEAHTVVWTAGVRASALTVQVPGEKDAAGRLRVAHDLRVPGAGKVFATGDAAVAATDDEGNHTLMSCQHAMFLGRSSGDNAVADLLGLATRPYRQPYYVTCLDLGAWGAVVTQGWERKVWLTGSEGKAMKVAINGRVIYPPVDSAAALAAADPAFELSL
- a CDS encoding methyl-accepting chemotaxis protein → MNLLRNVCIGVRLGLGFAVILLFSMLITGISVWRLHDVASATRVMMEQPLAKERYISDWYGRIDSAVRRTIAIARSSDTSLSGYFAEESKVSSSSSAELQKKIEALIDKPEEKAMFAGLLEQRKVYISSRDQVYKLKGEAQVDAANEVFEKTFVPAAAKYQKMVQDLLEHQRASIDTTAREIDAVANTSRNLMLVLAALALAFGVVCAWVLTMGIVRPLRTAVDIARKVADGDLTAQIDASAKDETGQLLLALKDMNTSLLNIVGEVRSGTDSIATSSTQIAAGNQDLSSRTEEQAGSLEETASSMEELTSTVKQNADNARQANQLAASAAQVAVKGGEVVAQVVGTMESINASSNKIVDIISVIDGIAFQTNILALNAAVEAARAGEQGRGFAVVASEVRNLAQRSASAAKEIKTLIGASVEQVNAGSMLVAQAGSTMNDIVDSVQRVSDIITEITAASSEQSVGIDEINRAIGQMDAVTQQNAALVEESAAAAESMQHQAHNLAQVVSVFKLNEQSGAKALKRPAAPKTTLRIGTR